AGTGCCTTGCCGCGCACCACCAGCCCCACGCGAGTGCCGGGCCGGGCATGAACGGCAGCGACGTAGCCCATCGCCACCGGGCCGCCGACCGTCGGACCGAAGCCACCGGATGTGACGGTGCCGATGGCGATGCCGTTTTCATCGACGATCTCGGTGCCGTCACGAGCGGGCGCGCGGCCGTCCGGCTTGATGCCCACGCGCTTGCGGGCAACGCCCTCGGCGATCTGGGAGCGAACGATATCGGCGCCCGGGAAACCGCCTTCCTCGCGGCGACGCTTCTGGATCGACCAGAGCAGACCGGCTTCGACCGGGGTCGTCGTCTCGTCGATATCGTGGCCGTAAAGGCAGAGCCCGCCCTCAAGGCGCAGCGAATCGCGAGCGCCCAGGCCAATCGCCCGGACGCGGGGATCGCGAAGGAGAATTTGCCAAAGGCCCACGACGGTATCGGCGTGAACCGAGATTTCGAAACCGTCCTCACCGGTGTAGCCCGAGCGGGACAGGAAAACCGGAATGCCGGCAAGGCTCGCCGGGCCGACCTGCATGAAGTCCCAGTTCGCAACGTCGGCGCCGAGCGACACCAGAACGTTCGCCGCC
Above is a window of Pleomorphomonas sp. T1.2MG-36 DNA encoding:
- the gcvT gene encoding glycine cleavage system aminomethyltransferase GcvT, which produces MTTPVHADNDPHSVAPLKTPLHDAHVALGARMVPFAGYLMPVQYEGILAEHAHCRAAAGLFDVSHMGQATLRGADHRTVALALEALVPADILGLEPGRQRYSQLLNERGGILDDLMVHRAPGADGQLGLVVNAACKVADYAHIAARLPGDVLLEIHEERALLALQGPEAANVLVSLGADVANWDFMQVGPASLAGIPVFLSRSGYTGEDGFEISVHADTVVGLWQILLRDPRVRAIGLGARDSLRLEGGLCLYGHDIDETTTPVEAGLLWSIQKRRREEGGFPGADIVRSQIAEGVARKRVGIKPDGRAPARDGTEIVDENGIAIGTVTSGGFGPTVGGPVAMGYVAAVHARPGTRVGLVVRGKALPAEIVSLPFVPARFHRASK